A genomic segment from Candidatus Korarchaeum cryptofilum OPF8 encodes:
- a CDS encoding SDR family NAD(P)-dependent oxidoreductase: MSSYPQISLSGKVALITGGSSGIGRAIALKLSQAGAKIAILDIKECESLLNEIGRDKARFYRCDVTSADEVREVVRSVYEEFGRIDIVVNAAGVIVRKDAVETSEEEWDKVLNVNLKGPFLVSKYSIPYMIRGGGGSIVNVASGWGLKGGPKAVAYCASKGGLINMTRAMAIDHGKDGIRVNCVAPGDVDTPMLRSEAEQLGMKWEDFLREAANRPLARIGKPEDIANAVLFLVSDMASWITGATLVVDGGGTA; the protein is encoded by the coding sequence ATGAGTTCCTATCCCCAGATCTCATTATCCGGTAAGGTGGCCCTAATTACAGGAGGCTCCTCCGGCATAGGGAGGGCTATAGCCCTCAAGCTCTCCCAGGCGGGGGCTAAAATAGCTATTTTGGACATAAAGGAATGTGAAAGCCTGCTGAATGAGATAGGGAGGGATAAGGCTAGATTTTACAGGTGCGATGTCACATCAGCCGATGAAGTCAGGGAAGTCGTTAGGAGTGTTTATGAGGAATTCGGCAGGATAGATATTGTTGTAAATGCTGCTGGTGTCATAGTCAGGAAGGATGCCGTTGAAACCAGTGAGGAGGAGTGGGATAAGGTCTTGAACGTCAACCTGAAGGGTCCCTTCCTGGTCTCGAAATACTCGATACCTTACATGATCAGGGGAGGGGGTGGCAGCATAGTCAACGTAGCCTCGGGGTGGGGGCTGAAGGGAGGCCCCAAGGCAGTGGCTTACTGCGCCTCCAAGGGAGGCCTAATCAACATGACTAGGGCCATGGCCATAGATCACGGTAAGGATGGGATAAGGGTCAACTGCGTCGCTCCAGGGGATGTGGATACCCCTATGCTCAGGAGCGAGGCCGAGCAGCTCGGTATGAAATGGGAGGATTTCCTGAGGGAGGCCGCTAACAGGCCCCTAGCTAGGATAGGGAAGCCTGAGGATATAGCTAATGCTGTCCTCTTCTTAGTGAGCGATATGGCCAGTTGGATAACTGGAGCTACTTTAGTAGTGGATGGAGGTGGTACTGCATGA
- the gcvPA gene encoding aminomethyl-transferring glycine dehydrogenase subunit GcvPA: MSHPYIPNSVERVKREMLSYIGVSSIEELYASIPEEIRFKGRMNLPEPLRSEYELYRHMREILSKNVSCEDYLCFKGGGTWPHYVPAICDEIAGRAEFLTAYAGDPYEDHGRWQALFEFESLMAELVDMDVVTVPIYSWGHAAGTAMRMAHRINGRREVLIPRTISPERFLVVNNYVDPALKLIKVDYDKERGMMDIEDLKRKISRETAAVYFENPSYLGFIETGGKEICEIAHEMGAICIVGVDPSSLGVLEPPSHYGADITVGDLQPLGIHMNFGGGLGGFLATRDEEEFVREIPYRIFGLAKTVKEGEYGFGDVLFERTSFEKREKAKEFVGTAAASHGIIAAVYLSLLGPKGMRELGEAILQRSAYAMKALSSIGLKAPKFKAPHFKEFVVEFPGRKSVEEINKELLKEGIFGGIDLRKHFPELGNSALYCFTEVHTKEDIDRLVDALRRILG, translated from the coding sequence ATGAGCCATCCCTACATCCCGAACTCGGTCGAGAGGGTTAAGAGGGAGATGCTCTCCTACATAGGGGTATCGAGCATAGAGGAGCTCTACGCGAGCATACCTGAGGAGATAAGGTTCAAGGGGAGGATGAACCTGCCAGAGCCACTCAGATCCGAGTACGAGCTCTACAGGCATATGAGGGAGATCCTCTCCAAAAACGTGAGTTGCGAGGATTATTTATGCTTCAAGGGAGGGGGGACTTGGCCCCATTACGTCCCGGCGATATGCGATGAGATAGCTGGAAGGGCCGAGTTCCTCACCGCATATGCTGGGGATCCCTACGAGGACCACGGGAGGTGGCAGGCCCTCTTCGAGTTCGAGAGCTTGATGGCGGAGCTAGTAGATATGGATGTAGTCACAGTCCCCATTTACTCCTGGGGGCACGCTGCAGGCACGGCGATGAGGATGGCCCACAGGATAAACGGGAGGAGGGAAGTTCTTATACCCAGGACTATATCGCCGGAGAGGTTCTTAGTGGTAAATAATTATGTTGACCCCGCCCTCAAGCTGATCAAAGTGGATTACGATAAGGAGAGAGGGATGATGGATATAGAGGACCTGAAGAGGAAGATATCGAGGGAGACAGCAGCCGTATACTTCGAGAACCCATCTTACCTAGGGTTCATAGAGACTGGAGGGAAGGAGATTTGCGAGATAGCTCATGAAATGGGGGCTATATGCATAGTAGGTGTGGATCCGAGTTCCCTGGGCGTGTTGGAGCCCCCTAGCCACTACGGGGCCGATATAACAGTGGGGGATCTTCAGCCGCTGGGGATACATATGAACTTCGGGGGAGGGCTGGGTGGCTTCCTAGCCACTAGGGATGAGGAGGAGTTCGTTAGGGAGATCCCGTACAGGATATTCGGTCTAGCTAAGACTGTGAAAGAGGGAGAATACGGTTTCGGAGACGTCTTATTTGAGAGGACATCCTTCGAGAAGAGGGAGAAGGCTAAAGAATTCGTTGGGACAGCTGCAGCTTCTCACGGAATAATTGCAGCCGTTTACCTATCCCTCCTAGGGCCCAAGGGTATGAGAGAGCTCGGAGAGGCGATACTCCAGAGGTCCGCTTACGCTATGAAAGCCCTCTCGAGCATAGGCCTCAAGGCTCCTAAGTTCAAGGCCCCTCACTTCAAGGAGTTCGTCGTGGAATTCCCAGGGAGGAAGAGCGTTGAGGAGATAAACAAGGAGCTCCTGAAGGAGGGGATATTCGGAGGCATAGATCTCAGGAAGCACTTCCCGGAGCTAGGGAACTCAGCCCTTTACTGCTTCACTGAAGTCCACACTAAGGAGGACATAGACAGACTAGTTGATGCCCTCAGGAGGATCCTGGGGTGA
- the gcvPB gene encoding aminomethyl-transferring glycine dehydrogenase subunit GcvPB → MGVVKVRRGFHEARWEEPIIFELSNEGERGILIPLDDKIVREVGDVLSSIPEHMRRKDPPKLPEVSQMRVLKHYLRLSQETLGADLNIDIGQGTCTMKYSPKVNERFVAMVRELHPYQDEETVQGALEIMYKLDLFLREISGLDRFSFQPGGGSQAIFAMASIIRAYHKKRGEERDEIITTIFSHPSDAAAPAVKGFKVITIYPDPETGIPDVEALKAAVSKRTAGMIVANPEDTGIFNPRIKEFCDIVHEAGGLCGYDQANANGIIGIVRAKECGFDMGFFNLHKTFSSPHGCGGPAVGALGVRRELENFLPVPVVDYDPERKAYYLNYDLPDTIGKVREFYGVFPVVVRAYAWIMALGEEGLKEVARVAVLNNNYVMHRILREVRGADISYPANKRRIEQVRYSLKKLKDETGVGAEDVIRRMADFGFHLWTSHHPWIIPEPLTIEPTESYSKEELDEYVEALKEVVREAYEEPETVINAPHRSVIHKIEDNSWFSDPKKWSITWRLFLKKHGGKL, encoded by the coding sequence ATGGGGGTCGTGAAGGTAAGGAGGGGGTTCCACGAGGCGAGATGGGAGGAGCCCATAATATTCGAGTTGAGCAATGAGGGGGAGAGGGGCATTTTGATACCCCTCGATGATAAAATAGTGAGGGAAGTTGGCGACGTCCTATCCTCGATACCAGAGCACATGAGGAGGAAGGACCCGCCGAAGCTACCCGAGGTATCTCAGATGAGGGTCTTAAAGCACTACCTGAGGTTATCCCAGGAGACCCTGGGGGCCGATCTGAACATAGACATAGGGCAGGGAACTTGCACTATGAAGTACAGCCCTAAAGTGAACGAGAGATTCGTAGCGATGGTGAGGGAGCTTCATCCATATCAAGATGAGGAAACTGTCCAGGGAGCTCTAGAAATAATGTACAAGCTCGATCTCTTCCTCAGGGAGATATCCGGGCTGGATAGGTTCAGCTTCCAGCCCGGAGGAGGATCTCAAGCTATATTCGCCATGGCCTCCATAATAAGGGCTTACCACAAGAAGAGGGGTGAGGAGAGGGATGAGATAATAACAACTATATTCTCCCACCCATCTGATGCAGCAGCTCCGGCTGTGAAGGGATTCAAGGTGATAACAATATATCCAGATCCGGAGACTGGCATACCGGATGTGGAAGCCCTGAAGGCTGCCGTATCCAAGAGGACAGCGGGCATGATAGTGGCGAATCCCGAGGACACTGGAATATTCAATCCGAGGATAAAGGAGTTCTGCGATATAGTCCATGAAGCCGGAGGGCTCTGCGGCTACGATCAAGCGAACGCTAACGGCATAATAGGGATAGTCAGGGCTAAGGAGTGCGGCTTCGACATGGGCTTCTTCAACCTCCATAAGACCTTCTCATCCCCCCACGGATGCGGAGGACCAGCTGTAGGGGCCCTGGGGGTGAGGAGGGAACTTGAGAACTTCCTACCGGTCCCTGTAGTCGATTACGATCCAGAGAGGAAGGCCTATTACCTGAATTACGACCTCCCGGATACGATAGGGAAGGTCAGAGAGTTTTACGGTGTATTCCCAGTAGTAGTGAGAGCTTATGCCTGGATAATGGCTTTGGGAGAGGAGGGACTGAAGGAAGTCGCTAGAGTGGCTGTCCTGAATAATAATTACGTGATGCACAGGATACTGAGGGAGGTCAGGGGAGCCGATATATCTTATCCAGCTAATAAGAGAAGGATAGAGCAAGTTAGGTATAGCCTCAAGAAGCTGAAGGATGAGACCGGAGTCGGAGCCGAGGATGTTATAAGGAGGATGGCTGACTTCGGGTTCCATCTATGGACGAGCCACCACCCGTGGATAATACCGGAGCCCTTAACTATAGAGCCGACCGAATCCTACTCCAAGGAGGAGCTGGATGAATACGTAGAGGCCCTGAAGGAAGTAGTGAGGGAGGCTTACGAGGAGCCGGAGACTGTAATAAATGCCCCGCATAGGAGCGTGATCCATAAGATAGAGGATAACAGCTGGTTCTCAGATCCGAAGAAGTGGTCCATAACCTGGAGGCTCTTCCTGAAGAAGCACGGTGGTAAGCTTTGA
- a CDS encoding ATP-NAD kinase family protein, with protein sequence MRLGLIVNPIAGMGGRVGLKGTDGPEMLKKAIELGAKPWAEDRAVDALKVLLPIRDSLTIYTYPHKMGENAAKRAGFNPEVLGSVGEETTAEDTVRAAEDMRRVGVDILLFVGGDGTARDVCRAIGTSLVTLGIPAGVKVYSSVFSASPKAGGELALKFLRGEVSEVIEAEVLDIDEDSFREGRLSVKLYGYLKIPYDSNYIPGGKVPSSHSESYDREAIAAELLEVMERDVIYLIGPGSTTKEVMKALSLDFSPLGVDAILNGELIGKDLNERQIIELISGRKAKVVVTPIGGQGYVFGRGNQQISPEVLRRVGKGNIIIVATRGKLESLRGRPLLVDTGDEALDVELSGYYKVITGYREYTVYKVVPASTLES encoded by the coding sequence TTGAGATTGGGGCTCATAGTGAATCCGATAGCTGGAATGGGAGGGAGGGTGGGCCTAAAGGGCACTGACGGGCCTGAGATGCTGAAGAAAGCTATAGAGCTGGGAGCGAAACCTTGGGCCGAGGATAGAGCTGTGGATGCTTTGAAAGTGCTTCTGCCAATCAGGGATTCCCTCACCATTTACACTTACCCGCATAAGATGGGGGAGAATGCCGCTAAGAGGGCTGGCTTCAATCCGGAGGTCCTGGGGAGCGTAGGAGAGGAGACGACTGCCGAGGATACTGTGAGAGCTGCTGAGGATATGAGGAGGGTGGGAGTCGATATACTGCTCTTCGTGGGCGGGGATGGTACAGCGAGGGATGTCTGTAGAGCTATAGGGACTAGCTTAGTCACACTCGGCATACCCGCTGGGGTCAAAGTCTACTCCTCAGTATTCTCAGCTAGCCCCAAGGCTGGAGGGGAGCTAGCTCTCAAGTTCCTGAGGGGGGAAGTGAGCGAGGTAATAGAAGCCGAAGTCCTGGACATAGATGAGGATTCATTCAGAGAGGGAAGATTATCCGTAAAGCTATACGGCTACCTCAAGATACCTTACGATTCCAATTATATCCCGGGAGGTAAGGTGCCATCATCTCACTCCGAGAGTTACGATAGGGAGGCCATAGCGGCTGAGCTCCTCGAGGTGATGGAGAGAGATGTCATATATCTCATAGGGCCCGGGAGCACGACTAAGGAAGTGATGAAAGCGCTCAGCTTAGATTTCAGTCCTCTGGGCGTTGATGCAATCCTAAACGGTGAGTTGATTGGGAAGGACCTCAATGAGAGGCAGATAATCGAGCTAATTTCGGGGAGGAAGGCCAAAGTAGTAGTCACTCCCATAGGAGGCCAGGGCTATGTGTTCGGGAGGGGGAATCAGCAGATAAGCCCAGAAGTCCTGAGGAGGGTGGGGAAGGGCAATATCATAATAGTGGCTACGAGGGGGAAGCTAGAATCCCTAAGGGGGAGACCACTCCTCGTAGATACGGGAGACGAAGCCCTCGATGTCGAGCTCTCGGGTTACTACAAGGTGATAACTGGATATAGGGAGTATACAGTGTATAAAGTCGTTCCAGCATCGACCCTCGAGAGCTGA
- a CDS encoding DEAD/DEAH box helicase family protein → MSKAVRMRYDRGTILVEGLDKLPHCRWDGRVGALRAPAFRYPEIKELLPHAIDEVMDPLPMPEVRGRIELKPFQMEAFNSWIEKGRGIIVLPTGAGKTYIALKAIERLRKSTLIIVPTIPLLNQWSDLLTKLGIEAGIIGGGKSELRPVTVITYDSAYLRSDELGNKFELVVFDEVHHLAAAGYIEIGESLASPYRMGLTATLEREDGRHSLLFPIVGGVVYRIGPKELAGTHLSEFDTVRIGVELSEEERAEYDKCLREYREALRDLKLRITGMEDFMKLIRMSSSNPTARKALLAWHRMRKIALNSRSKLDTLQSLLESHKDDKVIIFTEFNEMAEEISRRFLIPLITHRTDKKERKEVLDAFRVGSVTKIVTSKVLDEGLDVPDARVGIILGGTGSRREFVQRLGRILRKREGKRAVLYEVISRGTSEVRVSRRRRKALQR, encoded by the coding sequence ATGAGCAAAGCTGTGAGGATGAGATACGATAGAGGCACTATATTAGTGGAGGGCCTCGATAAACTGCCTCACTGTAGATGGGATGGGAGGGTAGGGGCCTTAAGGGCTCCGGCCTTCAGGTACCCAGAGATAAAGGAGCTCCTCCCCCATGCTATAGATGAGGTCATGGACCCCCTGCCCATGCCAGAGGTTAGGGGGAGGATTGAGCTCAAGCCCTTTCAGATGGAAGCATTCAATTCCTGGATTGAGAAGGGAAGAGGGATAATAGTGCTGCCCACAGGGGCTGGGAAGACTTACATAGCTCTGAAGGCCATAGAGAGGCTGAGGAAGAGCACCCTCATAATAGTACCGACGATACCCCTCCTGAATCAGTGGAGCGATCTCTTGACTAAGCTGGGGATAGAGGCCGGTATCATAGGAGGAGGTAAATCTGAGCTGAGGCCAGTTACCGTTATAACTTACGATTCAGCTTACCTGAGATCGGATGAGCTCGGGAATAAGTTCGAACTCGTCGTGTTCGATGAGGTCCATCATCTGGCTGCGGCTGGATATATAGAGATAGGTGAATCCCTGGCCTCCCCATACAGGATGGGGCTCACAGCTACCCTGGAGAGGGAGGACGGGAGGCACAGCTTACTCTTCCCAATAGTGGGGGGAGTGGTCTACAGGATCGGGCCCAAGGAACTAGCTGGTACTCATCTCTCGGAGTTCGATACAGTAAGGATAGGGGTTGAGCTGAGCGAGGAGGAGAGGGCCGAATATGATAAATGCCTGAGGGAGTATAGGGAAGCTCTCAGGGATCTCAAGCTCAGGATCACGGGGATGGAGGACTTCATGAAATTGATAAGGATGAGCTCCTCGAATCCAACAGCTAGGAAGGCCCTACTCGCTTGGCACAGGATGAGGAAGATAGCCCTTAACTCCAGATCGAAACTGGATACCCTTCAAAGCCTCCTGGAGAGCCATAAGGATGATAAGGTCATAATATTCACGGAGTTCAACGAGATGGCTGAGGAGATAAGCAGGAGGTTCCTGATACCACTGATAACACATAGGACGGATAAGAAGGAGAGGAAGGAGGTTCTGGATGCCTTCAGAGTTGGCTCCGTGACGAAGATAGTCACATCCAAGGTGCTGGATGAGGGCTTGGACGTACCCGATGCGAGGGTGGGGATAATACTCGGAGGCACTGGGAGCAGGAGGGAGTTCGTGCAGAGGCTAGGGAGGATACTGAGGAAGAGGGAGGGGAAGAGGGCCGTGCTATATGAAGTAATATCGAGGGGGACCAGCGAGGTCAGGGTATCGAGAAGGAGGAGGAAGGCGCTGCAGCGGTGA